Proteins from a genomic interval of Raphanus sativus cultivar WK10039 unplaced genomic scaffold, ASM80110v3 Scaffold2670, whole genome shotgun sequence:
- the LOC130505887 gene encoding uncharacterized protein LOC130505887, whose product MKGVSSAPGDYVYFKSQVPLHKIPIGTKQWRYYDYGPKTVPPLICIPGIAGTADVYYKQIMALSIKGYRVISVDIPRVWSYHEWIQAFEKFLDTIDVHHVHLYGTSLGGFLAQLFAHHRPRRVKSLVLSNTYLDTRSFAAAMPWAPFVSWTPSFLLKRYVLTGIRDGPHEPFIADSVDFAVSQVETLSKDDLASRLTLTVETASVGSLPPHSDSFITIMDTNDYCAIPQVLKDELTERYPEARRAYLKSGGDFPFLSRPDEVNLHLQLHLRRVGVEPRPEVVKSISKDGTDGTDSNSQSKKKADEDKEDRNTSQGSGSSTSDQSPTFPESSGSSNDPPLPTDSIQLHSSSMEKLVVMQLMMTGEVYQSCVIFTLCYCTLVLVHGGFIISRQSV is encoded by the exons ATGAAAGGCGTCTCGTCGGCGCCTGGAGATTACGTCTACTTCAAATCTCAGGTTCCTCTCCACAAGATTCCC ATTGGGACAAAGCAATGGCGTTACTATGACTATGGTCCAAAGACTGTTCCTCCACTCATTTGTATTCCTGGCATCGCAGGAACTGCAGATGTTTACTATAAACAGATCATGGCACTCTCTATCAAG GGTTATCGGGTAATTTCAGTTGACATTCCACGGGTTTGGAGTTATCATGAGTGGATTCAAGCATTTGAGAAATTCCTTGACACCATTGATGTTCATCAC GTGCATCTTTACGGTACTTCCCTTGGAGGTTTCTTAGCGCAACTCTTTGCTCATCACCGACCAAGAAGGGTTAAATCATTGGTTCTATCAAATACATATTTGGACACTCGCAGTTTTGCTGCTGCAATGCCATGGGCTCCTTT TGTAAGTTGGACTCCTTCCTTTTTGCTGAAACGATACGTCTTAACAGGAATACGTGACGGACCCCACGAACCCTTTATCGCTGACTCTGTCGACTTTGCTGTCTCTCAG GTTGAGACATTGTCAAAAGATGATTTGGCTTCTCGGTTAACGTTAACAGTTGAAACGGCGTCTGTGGGGTCTCTACCACCACACTCTGATTCATTCATCACTATAATGGAT ACCAATGACTACTGTGCGATTCCGCAAGTTCTGAAAGATGAACTTACAGAGAGATATCCCGAAGCAAGGAGAGCTTACTTGAAGTCCGGAGGAGACTTCCCATTCTTATCACGGCCTGATGAAGTCAATTTGCATCTACAG CTGCACCTAAGGCGGGTAGGAGTAGAACCACGGCCTGAAGTGGTTAAGTCCATTTCGAAAGACGGTACAGATGGCACAGACAGTAATAGCCAGAGCAAGAAGAAAGCTGATGAGGACAAGGAAGACCGTAATACGTCTCAAGGCTCTGGAAGCTCAACTTCAGATCAATCACCAACATTTCCAGAAAGTTCCGGAAGCTCAAATGATCCACCTTTGCCGACAGACTCTATCCAGTTGCACAGTTCGTCAATGGAGAAGCTCGTAGTAATGCAACTGATGATGACTGGTGAAGTTTATCAGTCTTGTGTGATTTTCACGTTGTGTTACTGTACATTGGTTTTGGTCCACGGTGGTTTCATCATCTCGAGACAGTCGGTTT